In Silene latifolia isolate original U9 population chromosome 6, ASM4854445v1, whole genome shotgun sequence, the genomic window TTTTATTTCACCTATTTGTAATAAAACTGTTTTAGAGCAGGTGCAATAAAGTTCTTCCTTTGTCATGTCATATTTTGACAATCTCAATAATAAAGTATTTTTTTAATGCAATTGAaaaactttaaataaagttatttcataaactaaaattatttatttaatGTCATTgattagttaattactcattgagaatcacaatttttcttatttttttgaaAGAACTTGGTTCTTGTTTCCAAACTAAGTTTGTTCATTTaagaagatttttttttttttgcaatggaACAAACTTTATTTTAAAGGTTTTTTTGACAACTCCAATACCAAAAACCTTCCATTGTTATTGCTCTTATTAGTTGTTTTATGAGTATTGTATAGGAGTACATAAAAAAGTACTCCTTCGTTCCAGTCGGGATGTCTAATGCCATGGACAATTATGCATGGCGAAATCGGGCCTCCGATTATGGCAACCGAATTTACAAGCTTTATTGATAAAATTTAATATAAACCTCGATGTATAGTACGCTTGTACATTAATATTTGGGGCCTCATATTTTGTAGTGCACCGGGCCTCCATTTATTTTAAGACGCCACTGGTCCTAGTGGTATGTTTACATTTTACGTACACTTGCTTTATTTCTTCCTcacaaaataaaggaagtgtaaacatatATCACTGAGATAGAAGGAGTAACTATTATGATAAAACAGACTTTTCATATGTGACAACGATAAAGTACCTTTAAaatatagcaaaaaaaaaaaataggactttgaaacaattatgtgattatagtACAAACTACAAAGTCATTGAGCGATCCAACGGCTTAAACCGTAACTGGAAAATATAATGAGTCTACATAAATTCGTATCTAATAATTtcacatttaaaaggtattttttCCAAAAAATACTGCttcatcccctatttactaaaagaataggaaaagcttgaagttttcccgcctaaactaCATTTCCTATTTTGAGAAAAtctcttatttatttctctaTTTTGATATAATATCTTATTTAAAATTTGTCTCTAAGATTTTGTATTCGTTCTTTATATGGTAAATCGTAACTAAATGATATGCTAATAAATACGTAAATTATAAAAAAATTTCATGAATTTTGtttataaatatataaatttgatgacattactcaattttttgaaggaaaatgaGATGACGCCACCGGGTGATACTCAAATTGGGCGCCACCGGGGATATTATAGTAAATTACCTAGTTATTTTCATTTCCCACTgctaaaatttaaatttcaaatttgttAGTCAAAAAGGGTAATTTAGGAATTAAAATTATGTAACCAACTAGTCTTGCCACTTTTTAAGGAGTGTCGCAACAAACAAGATAATGTTGTTTGTGTACACAGTTCATAGATTATTTTCCTTGTGTACCCAGGAAGTGTTCAAGCATTTATATACCAAGTAAATGATGCATTGATGCAGTTAATTCATGGGTAAGGCCGTAAGGCACTGGATATCGTAGTTCATGGAATGGAATAATCATGGAATTCAGAATAATCATGGAATTCATAAGTAAGGCAGTGAGCTTTTATTTGCTTCACGGCGGAGTAAGGCAGATTAAATAAGGAGAACCATTTGTAACAAACTTCGTAGTTCGTATCAAAAttccgtaattaattttagtgtCTTTTTCGTCAGTGAATCATATTATATTTTCTTTTTTGTTGGCTTGTAAATGAAGAACGAATCGGTAGATGAAATTTACAATACAATGATGAAGAAATGTAATTAATGATGTAGATAATTTAGTGTAAATAAGACGGTGTAAAATGATATAGATAAAGTTTATTTTAGTTGGagtttattttaattaaatagATATAAAATTACAAACCTACTCTTAAAACTTTGGCgcaaaaacgaaaacaaatatcttatttttctattttactttttttttaattatggtGGCGCCGAGTTTCGGTGCCACCGGGTGGCGCCCTATCGCTCTAAAAATAAAAACTTTACAATTACCGCGCaaattgcgcgggatctaaactagtagaTAGAACAAGTTTTTAGCTAATCTCTCCATATTCTTTTTCTGTCTTTTCTAATTGTATTTGGCCATTTTAAATTTAAGACGAACGCACCTGTCTTAAACCATAATTTGGGCAAAACCCATAAACCACTTTGATAAGAAGCCAAATCGAGCCGGTGAAAAGCCGGAGAAACAGAAGATAAAAAAACCGGAAGTAGGCAGTAAAAAAAAGGTGGGACCAGttaaaaaagcaaaaaaaaaaaaccgtacGATAATTGCAGGCAGGTGGTTTCCATAGCAGTTGGTAAGCATTTAGTGCATGCTTCCATTTAGTTTCATTATTCAATCAtttcatattttatattttattattgtatgtaTAAAAACAACTTTCAATGTTGCATACTACAGTATATACATAGttcaatttaaaacaaaaaaagtTGATCACATTGTTACATGTTACCTATAATAGTCTAATACTACTACTAATTGTTCTCTCACTTTATTGCTACTCTCTCTTTGTCTCCTGAATTTGAATAATATTTGAGGTATTATGTACTGTATTTATATCGattttttctaacgtgtgcctcACGGACACATGTTAATAAGCTAATTAAAGAAGGATTGTTTAGCTTATGGATTTTGCATTGAGTTAGTTCATTTTAAGTGTAATACTTTCTTATTCATTCCAATTTTGAAGCTTTATGATGATGTGTTACTTTACTATGAGTTTATGATTTGAGGTTCATGtgatttttgttttatatttgtaaattctAAAAATTGATGTTTTTTTTGTGTACATGCAGATGTTGGAGGTGAAAATTGAAATGATGCCTACTTCAATAGTTCAATGCCTGTAATCAATTGTAATTCTTCTGTAATCCCTTGCTTAAGCTTCAAAATTTCAGGTCACTCAATATCAAAAGTTATTTAATGTATAGTTTGATTCATCTTGTTTCATTCGGAAACAACcttttgtgttgctaacacaagggtaaagTTGCGTACATTTGATCACTCCTtgccccgcaatttgcgggagccattgagtcACTTGGATAATGTTGTTGTATAGATtgatatatacggagtatattttattACAGTAATGCGGTTCATTTTTCATATATatttgattaattgattgattaacATAATCTTGAATTTCTCATTTTCAGGAACTGCAATTGGGTCTAAAAAATTAGTGGGTATTTGAGGAAATTCTCATTTTTAGTTGGGTTAATCTCATTTTTACCAATTAGTACTTTTGGAGTGTGATCAAGTGGTGAAAATTGAAGTGGGTAAATTTTAGAAGGAGGgtaaatttggaaaaaaaaatggtAGAATCAGAGATATGTGGGGAAAGAGTGATGGCAGCATTTAGAGAAGAGAGTGGAGATGATGAGCTAGCAGTTTTACCAAGACATACCAAAGTTATTGTCACTGGAAATAATAGAACTAAATCTGTTTTAGTGGGTTTACAAGGTGTTGTTAAGAAGGCTGTTGGTCTTGGTGGTTGGCATTGGCTGGTAATTTTCTTTTAACCCTTCTTACATCTCATCGCTCTGATTCAACTGATTCTTTACGTTTTTTTCCCTAAACCCTTCTCGTTCAGAAAAGAATGAGCTGAGTCGTAGGGAGTATAACTTTAATTGGTATTGTGTTCTATTGTATTGTAGAATGGGGCTGTTTACACCACACGACGATGTGATTAGTGTGGCTAGATTTATTACCAATGCAGCGAAAGTATTAAAACTGAAGTCTTTGGTATTGATCTTTGAGCAAAGATGTTTGGtccttttgttgttggattaaCTGTTAATGATATGGGATGTATGTAAGGTTAGGCAATGTGATTAGTGTAGAAACTCCGTCCCaaccatttgtttacctttgattaaaatactcctcacaaagaatataaacggtaaacaaatgaccgagacaaaAGGGAGGATTAAACTTTTGTGATTAGTAAGATTCAAATAACCTGCAATGATTTGTCTCCTTAATTTCTTATTGCTTTTGGACTTTTTTTAATGATTATGTGTGTTTTTTTATGTTAAAGAAGAATTTTGGATATATAAAATCGGGTCTTTAAGTACGGAATAATTAATGTGTTTTCGTAAAAGGTAGACATGTTTTATTCTCTAATGTTGATTTTCTGAGCAAAGTGTGATTAAGGCCTCTGATTATTCTTCGTAATGAGGATATGCAGGACCGGAGGACCCATGAATCCATGATTGTCTTTTATTTAGTAGGACATGACTCAGTTTTGGGCCTGTtttagttctctttcttttgggAAAGGAAGTCAAAACTCAGTAATGTGCAATCTTCAATTGTTCAAATGCTTTCCCTACAGCCTACGCTTCGGTGTCAGCTTAGTTGGGTTGAAAATTGAATTCTTTTTAGAGGGGTGAATTATTAATGTAATGCGgtctaagaaaaaaaaaaaactttaactACTGTCTACGATGACACTTATTCGTTGAAGAAAACAGTTTTAAAGTACAATAGTTAATACAAAACAAAATATTAAATAgcataacgataataataatttGACATTGAAGGTTTTGAAGAATGGGATTGAAGTGAAGCTTCAAAGGAATGCGTTGAGTGTACTAGAACCGCCTACTGGGAACGAGCAAGATGATGAGCTTGGTCTCTCAAGTAGCAGCTCAGAGCTTGGAGTTAAGGATCATGATCTTGGTAAGCTTAATGAATGTAGCTTTGATGAATTATTCAGTTCTCAGACCTAAGTTTCTTCTTAGACGGTTCTACGACATACTGTAGAACTATCCATCAAGGAAAAAAATGTTGGTTATCATTGTTGACTACTCTTTCAGTTctcatcatttgtttacctttgattaaaatatctccCACActgaataaaaaaggtaaacaaatgaatgagacggagggagtatataatgtTATAAAACACGGTTTAAAACGCTTATGTAAGAAAGATCTACATAACTATTTGTGATTATTGGAAACTTGAAGGTTGAGGGCCATTTGTATCACCTTTTTATTGACCTTTTCTGATGCTGTAGGTAGCATTGAGTTCCCCAAAGTGTGCAGGCCGAGAGTGCGCCTTGCAAGGCCATGGGCTCCATCTCTAGCTGCAAAAGCGAACAACCGCAATTGTTTCAGGGAATTCCAGACCACCATTCATACCCCTCACTGTGTAAGCACCTTACAAAACTGTGTGGTCCTATAAATTTTTTCAGAAGGCCGAACATATAGTAAAATACTAAATTCTAAGGGTAATGAAATCCagtttcatttcatttattcatgATGAATGCATTTTGCTATCATGTTCTTTTGATTGACTGATGTCCAGGCAGCATGTTTTGCCAGTCTTTGTGGCTGATATATTTTTCAACGAGTTATTGGTGAGGCGGTCCTCAGTAAGATAAGACAAGCTTTATCTAAAATCAATGGGGAAAAACAAAGGGGAAAAGGGTGATTTTGGGATTACACCATTTATTTCACATTTCAACCCCTTGACCCCTTCCCTTTGATATTCGGGGTACTAGACCCTCAAGTAGCTGGAGAGGATCGAGACTCACGTAGGCCGGTCTTACCCAAGTTTTTGCCTCTTTTAATTTGGATTTTGGTGGCTGAGGTTGTGAACTGAAGGGCTCGTCAGCCTGCTTAGATATCtcatggtttgatttttgttcagAATCGGAGGTGGGGGGAGAAAGTGGGGCGGGATAAGAGTCTAGATGAAACCACTAACCAGGTTATTATTTGTGCCTCGCCCTAGACCGTGTGTATTCATGATGATCTATGTAGCTTGAGGTTTATACATTTCTAATTGTTTATTGTGGCTCACCACACAATATCAGTCCATTTATAATTCTCTTACATTTTTAAGATAGTTTGAAATGATGATGTGAGATCAATCATGGATGTAATTCTGATCATAATGAACTTTCGTGACTTGCAATGTCAGAAATTGAACTTTGCTCAGCTGGGAAGTGAGTCGCTTTGGAGATACTCGACCAGATTTCACCTTGTCAGTATTATATACCTCTTTACTTAATTCTGCTTATTATTAGCACTTCAAAACTAACTTCCAGCACTCTCTCCTGCATTATTTTCTTTGTCGGAAAATGTTAGTAGGAGTGTAACTGTGCAGCAAGTCTGTTTTGGAGTGCCAATACCGAGTATTCAATAGTTCTTACCATTGTTTATGGACTGAAGCTAATATAATTGGCGACTCTCGTAATTGTAATTCTGTTCAGGGAAGCATGAATTCTAGCTCAAGGGAGCAGATGGTTAACATAGTGCAACGCCATTTCGTTTCACAGGTTCGTCGTCTTTCCTCAATTAGGCACAACCCAACCCGTATGCCATAGGGAGTAGGGACCCGTATGTTCATGGCCATTCTGCCCATTGGACTTGGCCTATCCGGCCCGCTAACCCGCTGACCTGTTTGTCTGTGGGTCGCGAAATTCAAGTTAGGTCTGCCTAAGTCTGTAAATGTGTGAGTCGTGTGACCTTGGATTTTATTTTTGATGTGTACAGCAAGTTGAAGAGGTACAGGTGATTGGTGAATTCATTCGAGCAGCAAGGAAACTGAGGAGCACTAACAGAAAAGTAGCGGGTAAATTCATGTAGAAGACGTTTCATTGTAGTTAAGGAGTGTTAATTTTGTACATAATTCTTAGCTTACCTTTTAGATGAAAGCTAACTCAGAGACCCGCTGCTACTCGAAAGGGTTCATTTACCCAGCATGCTACAACCCTGTTTTCTTCCAGGTTCTAAGTTCTAACCCGCGTCAAGCCATCAAGTAGGAAAGGCCAGTTAATATCTG contains:
- the LOC141587248 gene encoding uncharacterized protein LOC141587248, with translation MVESEICGERVMAAFREESGDDELAVLPRHTKVIVTGNNRTKSVLVGLQGVVKKAVGLGGWHWLVLKNGIEVKLQRNALSVLEPPTGNEQDDELGLSSSSSELGVKDHDLGSIEFPKVCRPRVRLARPWAPSLAAKANNRNCFREFQTTIHTPHCKLNFAQLGSESLWRYSTRFHLGSMNSSSREQMVNIVQRHFVSQQVEEVQVIGEFIRAARKLRSTNRKVAGKFM